Below is a window of Deltaproteobacteria bacterium DNA.
CCACCTTGTACGGCGCAATCACATCCAGCCCCTTTCTTTCAAGGTCTTGGAAGACCCTCTCAAGCCCTTCAGAGAGGTCTCGAGTCCCATCCAGGTAGTGCTCTCTGTAATAGTGTATCATATAGCCGACCGCCCTGGTCTGGCTCGTGTCGACCAGCTGTTCGAGGCAGTCCAGATCGATAGTCGTCCGGCCATAGAGAATGGTGGTAAGACCCTTGGCGTCGATTCTAGCCTCGCGCTTTCCCCTCCGTGCATCAAAACTCGATGCAAGGGGCTTTCGCGGGGTCACAGTACCAAAGGCAGGGCCCCCTTCATCCATCCTCCGGGTCGCCTGTCTCTTGGCGATCTCCCTGGCCCGCTCCGTCACACATCGGGGCCGGTAGTTGTCCATCATAATGACGGTTTCTGCCACGTCGAAGTAGTCTCCAGACCCTCCCATGACCAGAATGGTCGATACACCCAGATCCTGGTAGAGTTTCTTGACCTTGTCGACAAAGGGGGTAATGGGTTCTTTTTCCTTGGCGACCAGGGCCTGCATTCTCTCGTCTCGGATCATGAAATTCGTCGCAGAAGTGTCCTCATCCACAAGCAGGACCTTCGCTCCTATCTCGAGGGCCTCCAGTATGTTGGCCGCCTGGGAGGTACTCCCACTGGCGTTCTCTGTAGAGAAGGACCTTGTGTCTCTGCCCATGGGCAGGTTGCTGATAAAGGGTTCAATATTGACCTTTTCCACGTTCCTCCCATCCTCGGCTCTTATCTTGACCGCCCCCCGGTGAGCGACAACCCGTTCCCGTCCGTCCCCGGGAAGGTGGTTGTAAACCCCCCTTTCGATGGCCCGAAGAAGGGTCGACTTTCCATGGAATCCCCCTCCTACCACCAGGGTTACCCCTTTGGGAATTCCCATGCCTCTAAGCTTCCCCGCATTCGGCACATCGACCTCCACCCGGAGCTCAGGTGGACTCTCCAATACCACAGGATTCTCCGTCAGGGGGCGGTCGTCCACTCCGCTTCTCCGGGGAAGAATCGAACCATCACCCAAAAAGGCCACCAATCCCAACTCTTCGAGTCGATTTCTCAGAGACTCCTGGTCCTCTACGGTTGCCACATGGTTCTCCATTTCTGACAGAGACAGGGACCCTGCAAAAAGCGATGCCTCCACAACACGTGGAATCTCGTCGAAAAAAATCTCCAGCGACTCCCTGCCCAGAATCGTCCGGCCAGCAGCCGGGAGACCGACGACAAACCGCGCCTCAACAGTACTCCCCTCGATCACCACAGCAGTCCGGTCGAGGACTTCCTGCCCCCCCCGGTCGATGCTGATCA
It encodes the following:
- a CDS encoding ABC-ATPase domain-containing protein gives rise to the protein MRSREDLRKTLLRIDGRGYKAYKDIEGQYDFGSFRFSIDHVQGDPFASPSRVRALVDLEKSRIPTSFLRNRTRQVALRDYLTRVFDKRLRTLVKGHRGMGTSGVISIDRGGQEVLDRTAVVIEGSTVEARFVVGLPAAGRTILGRESLEIFFDEIPRVVEASLFAGSLSLSEMENHVATVEDQESLRNRLEELGLVAFLGDGSILPRRSGVDDRPLTENPVVLESPPELRVEVDVPNAGKLRGMGIPKGVTLVVGGGFHGKSTLLRAIERGVYNHLPGDGRERVVAHRGAVKIRAEDGRNVEKVNIEPFISNLPMGRDTRSFSTENASGSTSQAANILEALEIGAKVLLVDEDTSATNFMIRDERMQALVAKEKEPITPFVDKVKKLYQDLGVSTILVMGGSGDYFDVAETVIMMDNYRPRCVTERAREIAKRQATRRMDEGGPAFGTVTPRKPLASSFDARRGKREARIDAKGLTTILYGRTTIDLDCLEQLVDTSQTRAVGYMIHYYREHYLDGTRDLSEGLERVFQDLERKGLDVIAPYKVGNLALPRIFEVAGAINRMRTLRVVQRG